The following are from one region of the Lineus longissimus chromosome 19, tnLinLong1.2, whole genome shotgun sequence genome:
- the LOC135503423 gene encoding uncharacterized protein LOC135503423 — MLVARDISHNAFGPHIESKTCKMAASIENHSSQKTKRERKPNFSHSEAEVLADVVINELGILRSKFSSDVTNKMKKNKWDEIALMVSSLGVATRTGDNCREKWNQQLSKAKEIHSLQQKHQRGTGGGGKMPQADPTLQRIIETFEKDAAFRGITGGFESAVTTPIKATAAVSLPATLPDLAGWTPVNQAADVDVDCSDAVVVATFDRQPHETHIEGATIILDSQQTMTATAMTAPKSPAKKKAKLCKVTGARKAHAKGLLTDAMCRQKTQQDVFNMQLEVLEATLVTQNATTRTQEVLQKEAGLRIEKLQLEIALLKEKEFLGLSGIEL, encoded by the exons atgttagttgctagggacatttcccataatgcatttggtcctcatattgaaagcaagacatgcaagatggctgcctccatagagaatcattcatctcaaaagacaaaaagggagagaaaaccaaatttttcacactcagaagccgaagttttagccgatgttgtcataaatgaacttgggatcttgcgatccaagttttcgtcagatgtgacaaacaaaatgaaaaaaaacaaatgggatgaaattgccctaatggttagttccttgggagtggccacaaggaccggggataactgcagggaaaaatggaaccagcagctttcaaaggcgaaagagatccattccctgcagcaaaaacaccagagagggactggcggagggggaaagatgccacaggccgaccctacactgcagagaataatagaaacattcgaaaaagacgcagcattcagaggcatcactggtggatttgagtctgcag taaccACACCTATAAAGGCTACAGCAGCAGTCTCCCTCCCTGCTACATTACCTGATCTGGCTGGTTGGACTCCTG taaatcaagctgcagatgttgatgtcgaCTGCTCAGATGCAGTGGTTGTGGCAACCTTTGATCGTCAACCACACGAAACACACATAGAGGGAGCCacaataattcttg attctcaacagacgatgacagccactgcaatgactgccccaaaatctccagccaaaaagaaggccaaactgTGCAAAGTCACTG GTGCCAGGAAAGCACATGCGAAGGGTCTGCTGACAGACGCCATGTGCCGACAGAAGACTCAGCAGGATGTATTTAACATGCAGCTTGAGGTCCTTGAGGCAACTCTTGTTACGCAGAATGCCACAACACGTACTCAGGAAGTTCTTCAGAAAGAGGCTGGCCTTCGAATAGAAAAGCTACAGCTGGAGATTGCTCTGCTGAAGGAAAAGGAGTTCTTGGGTCTGTCGGGCATTGAACTGTAA